A genomic stretch from Sporocytophaga myxococcoides DSM 11118 includes:
- a CDS encoding response regulator codes for MKEVQVNSVMLVDDNDTDNFIHKRVIELTGFAKNIIVKNSGKSALEFLESNKSNLDVLPDLIFLDINMPIVDGFVFLFEYENFPDPVKDKCKIVILSSSDSKRDIDRIVDNEYVINFITKPLSEEALDDLKTIL; via the coding sequence ATGAAAGAGGTACAGGTAAATTCTGTAATGCTGGTAGATGATAATGATACAGATAATTTTATCCATAAAAGAGTAATCGAGCTAACCGGATTTGCAAAAAATATAATTGTTAAAAATTCAGGGAAGAGTGCTTTGGAATTTTTAGAATCGAACAAGTCTAACCTGGATGTCTTGCCTGATCTGATTTTTCTTGATATAAACATGCCGATAGTTGATGGGTTTGTTTTCCTTTTTGAATATGAAAACTTCCCAGACCCAGTTAAAGACAAGTGTAAGATAGTTATTCTTTCAAGCTCAGACAGTAAAAGAGACATCGATAGAATTGTCGATAATGAATATGTGATAAATTTTATCACTAAGCCTCTCTCAGAAGAAGCTCTGGATGATTTAAAAACGATATTGTAA
- a CDS encoding PAS domain-containing protein, producing MEIADLILTAKDERNIKSRKSDISVYRIILFLTTAFTLLLRYLFVKENPEAFDPLLIRLVLSSGLILILVLSFIWKYRDKIAYLNYLVIFSYSIYILFLIRRNYFATNYLLEFILLIVIICLAFQNRLHLKIYLTCIFIAFFISAFLCLDSYLDIFVKTSLIGIFCVAIVTFFNSRFEIEKRLEIRENLLNTIFNESPDAMLIADPSSSIILNCNERAISIFKIQDRRDLIGNNLNFLLKYPNSTGAWNNLKKKVDKNRFLVQELEFKTVFGQTFWGSEAITEIQVGTKAYWLVRISDITERVKDKKTIEESRKILNQIIDLVPHPIFLKDNEGRFVIVNKTLADRYEVVPEEMVGKKDSDFIDPVLSVELLKDDREVIENAREKFIPEESLTFLDRNYTYQTIKIPFYFEDATKPGVLSISIDITDLKEAEKAIRESESKYKMLMEQASDGIYLTDKSGNILSVNAKACEMFGYSDQEFQKLNVRSLVDLKSVKEELIFALFNNEPVITELVCKRKDNSEFTVELSATRLDGGLLQGIIRDITARKKLEKILQDNEKKFRALIENSSDIIMILNEDFKISYVSVSVARILGHTYISLVGKTIFDLFDHEGIDKISKFLSETIACPGQNQTAEELKILTRSGSSKIVEIVAVNLLSDPVIQGIVLNCHDITKRKNTENELINTNFELDSFVYKASHDLKAPLRSVMGLIKLAKLESKDSTQHMYLDMMSKSVNSLDAFIKDLTTFSRNTRLDIEANIIDFSIVLEESLNNLKYMEHAEKIRINKSVDINVNFYSDLTRLSTIVNNLISNAIKYHRFENNIPYINISIKTDYEKAEIVVEDNGSGIDPLHINKIFDMFYRASENSYGSGLGLYIVKNAVKKLGGSIDVSSELDEGSSFKVVIPNLVNDIN from the coding sequence ATGGAAATTGCAGATCTCATATTAACTGCAAAAGACGAACGAAATATAAAAAGCAGAAAATCTGATATTTCTGTTTATAGGATTATTTTATTCCTTACAACTGCTTTTACTTTACTGCTAAGGTACTTATTTGTAAAAGAAAACCCGGAGGCATTTGATCCGCTTTTAATCAGGCTCGTGCTTTCTTCAGGGTTAATTCTCATTCTGGTACTATCTTTTATCTGGAAGTACAGAGATAAGATAGCATATTTGAATTATTTGGTTATTTTTTCCTATTCCATTTATATTCTGTTTCTTATAAGGAGGAATTATTTCGCAACGAATTACCTGCTTGAGTTTATATTACTGATAGTAATCATCTGTCTGGCTTTTCAGAATCGTCTACATCTTAAGATTTATCTCACATGTATCTTTATTGCTTTTTTTATATCTGCGTTCCTGTGTCTGGATTCTTATCTCGATATATTTGTTAAAACTAGCCTGATAGGAATTTTTTGTGTTGCTATTGTCACTTTTTTTAACAGCAGGTTTGAAATAGAAAAGCGACTTGAAATACGGGAAAATCTTTTGAATACCATTTTCAATGAATCTCCGGATGCCATGTTAATTGCGGATCCTTCAAGTTCTATTATTTTGAATTGTAATGAAAGAGCTATTTCAATTTTTAAAATTCAGGATAGAAGAGATCTGATTGGTAATAATCTCAACTTTCTGTTGAAATACCCTAACAGCACAGGAGCCTGGAATAACTTAAAAAAGAAGGTTGATAAAAATCGTTTTCTTGTTCAGGAACTGGAATTTAAAACTGTGTTTGGCCAAACTTTCTGGGGGAGCGAAGCTATAACTGAAATCCAGGTAGGCACAAAAGCTTACTGGCTTGTAAGAATTTCAGACATTACTGAAAGGGTAAAAGATAAAAAGACAATAGAAGAGAGCCGGAAAATCCTTAATCAGATTATAGATTTGGTGCCACATCCGATATTCCTGAAAGATAATGAAGGTAGGTTTGTTATTGTCAATAAAACATTGGCAGACAGATATGAAGTAGTTCCGGAAGAAATGGTAGGTAAAAAAGACAGTGATTTTATTGATCCTGTATTATCTGTGGAATTGCTTAAAGATGACAGAGAGGTTATTGAGAATGCCAGAGAAAAATTTATTCCTGAAGAATCTCTGACTTTCCTTGATAGGAACTATACTTATCAGACTATCAAAATTCCTTTTTATTTTGAAGATGCTACAAAGCCAGGAGTGCTTAGTATTTCCATAGATATAACTGATCTTAAAGAAGCAGAAAAGGCTATAAGAGAAAGCGAGAGTAAGTACAAAATGCTTATGGAGCAGGCGTCAGACGGAATTTATCTTACCGATAAGTCCGGTAATATTTTGAGCGTAAATGCCAAAGCCTGCGAGATGTTCGGATATTCAGATCAGGAGTTTCAAAAACTGAATGTTCGAAGCCTGGTAGACCTGAAAAGTGTAAAAGAAGAGCTCATCTTTGCTTTATTCAATAATGAGCCTGTCATTACTGAACTTGTATGCAAAAGAAAAGACAACTCAGAATTTACGGTAGAACTTAGTGCTACAAGACTGGATGGAGGGTTATTACAGGGGATTATAAGAGATATTACGGCAAGAAAGAAGCTTGAAAAAATACTTCAGGATAATGAGAAAAAGTTTAGAGCGTTAATTGAAAACTCCTCCGATATTATAATGATCCTTAATGAGGATTTTAAAATATCTTATGTGAGTGTTTCTGTAGCCCGTATCCTAGGGCACACCTATATCAGTCTTGTGGGTAAGACTATATTTGATCTGTTTGATCATGAAGGAATAGATAAGATCTCTAAATTCTTATCAGAGACGATTGCTTGTCCAGGTCAGAATCAAACAGCAGAAGAGCTTAAGATTCTTACTCGCAGTGGATCTTCGAAGATTGTTGAAATTGTTGCAGTTAATTTGCTTAGTGATCCTGTAATCCAGGGTATTGTTCTTAATTGCCATGATATTACCAAGAGAAAGAACACCGAAAATGAATTAATAAATACAAATTTTGAGTTGGACAGCTTTGTTTATAAAGCTTCCCATGATCTTAAAGCACCTTTGAGATCAGTGATGGGACTTATTAAACTGGCTAAGCTTGAAAGCAAAGATTCTACTCAGCATATGTATCTTGACATGATGAGTAAAAGCGTCAATAGTCTCGATGCATTTATTAAAGACCTCACCACTTTCTCACGCAATACCAGGCTAGATATAGAAGCAAATATTATTGATTTCAGCATTGTACTGGAAGAGTCACTCAACAATCTTAAGTATATGGAACATGCTGAAAAAATCAGAATTAATAAGAGTGTTGATATAAATGTAAATTTCTACTCAGATCTTACACGCTTAAGTACCATTGTAAACAATTTAATTTCAAACGCTATAAAATACCATAGATTTGAAAATAATATTCCCTATATTAACATTTCAATTAAGACGGACTACGAGAAGGCTGAGATTGTTGTGGAAGACAATGGGAGTGGAATTGATCCCTTACATATCAACAAAATTTTTGATATGTTTTACAGAGCTTCAGAAAATTCGTATGGGTCCGGATTGGGATTGTACATTGTAAAGAATGCGGTGAAAAAACTCGGAGGATCTATTGACGTATCTTCAGAGCTTGATGAAGGAAGTTCATTTAAAGTCGTTATCCCAAATCTGGTAAATGATATAAACTAA
- a CDS encoding isocitrate dehydrogenase (NADP(+)), translating into MNKIKVANPVVELDGDEMTRIIWKFIKDKLITPYIDVDIKYYDLGIEHRDATNDQVTVDAAEAIKKYQVGIKCATITPDEARVKEFNLKQMWKSPNGTIRNILDGTVFREPIVTNNVPRLVPNWTAPICIGRHAFGDQYRATDTVIKGKGKLTLTFTPEGGGEPQTFEVYNFKGDGVALAMYNTDESIRGFAQSCFNLALQKKWPLYFSTKNTILKKYDGRFKDIFEETYEKEFKAKFEAAGLTYEHRLIDDMVASALKMNGNFVWACKNYDGDVQSDIVAQGFGSLGLMTSVLITPDGKVLEAEAAHGTVTRHYREHQKGKPTSTNPIASIFAWTRGLAFRGKLDNNQDLIKFCEALEQVCVETVESGKMTKDLAVSVYGSNVKHGEHFLYTEEFLSAIDTNLKAKLSK; encoded by the coding sequence ATGAACAAGATTAAAGTTGCAAATCCAGTAGTGGAACTTGATGGAGATGAAATGACCAGAATTATCTGGAAATTTATCAAAGATAAACTTATCACTCCTTACATTGATGTTGATATTAAGTACTACGACCTTGGTATCGAGCACCGTGATGCGACCAACGATCAGGTAACTGTTGATGCTGCTGAGGCAATAAAAAAATATCAGGTTGGTATCAAATGCGCGACTATCACTCCAGATGAGGCGCGTGTAAAAGAATTCAACCTTAAGCAAATGTGGAAATCTCCAAACGGAACAATCAGAAACATCCTTGATGGAACCGTTTTCCGTGAGCCTATCGTAACGAACAATGTTCCAAGACTTGTTCCAAACTGGACTGCACCTATCTGTATAGGTCGTCATGCTTTCGGTGATCAGTACCGTGCAACTGACACTGTAATCAAAGGAAAAGGTAAATTAACTCTAACATTCACTCCTGAAGGTGGCGGTGAGCCTCAGACATTTGAAGTATACAACTTTAAAGGTGATGGTGTTGCCCTTGCGATGTACAACACAGATGAGTCTATCAGAGGTTTTGCACAATCTTGCTTTAACCTTGCGCTTCAGAAAAAATGGCCTCTATATTTCTCAACTAAGAATACTATCCTTAAGAAATATGACGGTCGTTTCAAAGATATCTTTGAAGAGACTTATGAAAAAGAATTCAAAGCTAAATTCGAAGCTGCAGGTCTTACATATGAGCACCGTCTGATCGATGACATGGTTGCTTCTGCACTTAAAATGAATGGAAACTTTGTTTGGGCTTGTAAAAACTATGATGGAGACGTTCAGTCTGACATCGTTGCTCAAGGATTCGGTTCTTTAGGTCTAATGACTTCTGTACTTATTACTCCGGATGGAAAAGTACTTGAAGCAGAAGCTGCTCACGGAACTGTTACTCGTCACTATAGAGAGCATCAGAAAGGTAAACCAACTTCTACCAATCCAATTGCTTCTATCTTCGCATGGACCAGAGGTCTTGCTTTCAGAGGAAAACTGGACAACAACCAGGATCTAATCAAATTCTGCGAGGCTTTGGAGCAAGTTTGCGTTGAGACAGTAGAAAGCGGTAAAATGACTAAAGATCTTGCAGTGTCTGTTTATGGAAGCAACGTAAAGCATGGAGAGCATTTCTTGTACACAGAAGAATTCCTTTCTGCAATTGACACCAATCTTAAAGCTAAACTTTCTAAGTAA
- a CDS encoding M16 family metallopeptidase, with translation MIRKIFLLLLLPLWVLGQPSKFVTERHSSGEYTFETVTNDPLKTRIYTLKNGLKVYMTVYKDAPRIQTYIAVKAGSKNDPATNTGLAHYLEHILFKGTSKIGTNDWAKEEPLLKEIENLYEVYRTTRDEKQRTRLYQKIDSTSLLAAKFSIPNEYDKMLSNIGATGTNAYTFLEQTVYVNDIPSNSLERWAEIESERFSTVVPRLFHTELEAVYEEKNRGLDNDKRKVYEAMMSGLFQRHQYGTQTTIGTVEHLKNPSITEIKKYFDRYYVPNNIAICMSGDFDPEKAIRIIDKSFSRLKEKAVAPFTPPTESPIKRPEKIDVYGPDAENLTVAFRFNGIKGQEVKNNFIPDFYYLKLISLLLTNGQAGLIDLNLNQRQKVLSAFAYDMALNDYSIFVMGGRPKQGQTLEDLKVLLLAQLDSLKKGKFEEWLIKATINDIKMSKMQSYESNKARADAFVESFITGEPWQRSVEETEVLSSITKEQIVEFVKQRFDSNYVAVYKFTGTDTTIKKVPKPQISPVPLNREDHSPFFEFVMNQPSDSIKPVWIDFNKELLQFKTKTNLPVTYKKNTENDIFTLNYVWDIGREHSPKYGLAVSYLDFLGVKGLSSEELKKEFYKIGCSYSFSMSADAMFFTLTGLQENFNQALKLFEKILKTPQEDPVAYNNLVERSLKARKDNKLNKDIIFRSGLVSYAKYGPHSPFTTILSEEQLRSMKPSELTDIVKSLNSIKHRVLYYGPTDAAKLNKSLSSNHKCGTELKDPPAPEKFALQEINENEVLWANYEMVQGEVIFLSKSITYDKEILPQIALFNEYFGGSMSSIVFQELRESRALAYAVKSRYENAWRKGDPNYITSYIGTQADKIKEAIDGMLELYEDMPQSEVLYQNAKSSIIEIVNTQRITKFAVISEYERLKKLGIDYDIRKEVYEKIKTLSLTDLKNFHDKFYRGQKKAYVIIGSKDRIDFDKLSKYGKVRELKLEELFGY, from the coding sequence ATGATCAGGAAAATTTTCCTTTTACTCCTACTCCCTTTATGGGTATTGGGGCAACCTTCTAAGTTTGTTACAGAGAGACATTCTTCAGGTGAATATACCTTTGAAACAGTTACAAATGATCCTCTGAAAACACGGATCTACACGCTGAAAAACGGGCTGAAAGTTTACATGACAGTATACAAAGACGCTCCAAGGATCCAGACTTATATCGCTGTAAAAGCAGGAAGTAAAAATGATCCAGCAACCAATACTGGTCTTGCACATTATCTGGAACATATACTTTTCAAAGGCACTTCAAAAATCGGAACAAATGACTGGGCTAAAGAAGAACCTTTACTAAAGGAAATAGAAAATCTTTATGAGGTGTACAGAACAACCAGAGACGAGAAGCAAAGAACAAGACTATACCAAAAAATAGACTCCACTTCTCTGCTAGCAGCTAAATTCAGCATACCCAACGAATACGATAAAATGCTCAGTAACATTGGAGCCACAGGAACTAATGCTTATACATTTCTTGAGCAAACTGTCTATGTAAATGATATACCTTCCAACAGCCTGGAGAGATGGGCAGAAATTGAAAGTGAACGTTTTAGTACTGTTGTTCCACGTTTATTCCATACAGAGCTGGAAGCCGTTTATGAAGAAAAAAACAGGGGGTTGGACAATGATAAGAGAAAAGTATATGAGGCAATGATGTCTGGACTTTTCCAAAGGCATCAATACGGAACCCAGACAACAATAGGTACTGTAGAACATCTGAAAAACCCTTCCATAACAGAAATAAAAAAATATTTTGACAGATATTATGTTCCCAATAACATAGCAATATGTATGAGTGGTGATTTCGATCCTGAAAAAGCGATCAGAATCATTGATAAAAGCTTTAGCAGGCTAAAGGAAAAAGCTGTTGCGCCATTCACTCCTCCTACAGAGAGTCCGATTAAAAGACCTGAAAAAATTGATGTTTACGGACCTGATGCAGAAAATCTTACAGTGGCTTTCAGATTCAATGGCATAAAAGGACAAGAAGTTAAAAATAATTTTATTCCAGATTTTTATTACCTAAAACTTATAAGTCTCCTACTCACTAATGGGCAGGCCGGCCTGATAGACTTAAACCTCAATCAGAGACAAAAAGTACTATCTGCCTTTGCCTATGACATGGCATTAAATGATTATTCAATTTTTGTAATGGGTGGAAGACCAAAACAGGGACAGACATTGGAAGACCTAAAGGTGTTATTGCTCGCCCAATTGGATTCATTAAAAAAAGGAAAATTTGAAGAATGGCTCATTAAAGCCACCATCAATGATATCAAGATGTCGAAAATGCAGTCTTATGAAAGCAACAAAGCCAGAGCTGATGCATTTGTCGAAAGCTTTATCACTGGAGAACCATGGCAGAGAAGCGTGGAAGAAACAGAAGTCCTTTCCTCTATCACCAAAGAACAAATCGTAGAATTTGTAAAACAAAGATTTGATTCAAATTATGTAGCTGTTTACAAATTTACAGGTACTGATACCACAATCAAAAAAGTACCCAAACCGCAAATATCGCCTGTGCCTCTTAATAGAGAAGATCACTCTCCGTTCTTTGAGTTTGTAATGAATCAGCCTAGCGATAGCATTAAACCGGTCTGGATAGATTTCAATAAAGAATTATTGCAATTCAAAACTAAGACTAATCTACCTGTCACTTATAAAAAGAACACGGAGAATGACATATTTACACTTAACTATGTATGGGATATCGGAAGAGAACATTCACCAAAGTACGGCCTTGCAGTTAGTTACCTTGACTTTTTGGGAGTAAAAGGTTTATCAAGTGAAGAACTGAAAAAAGAGTTTTATAAAATAGGATGTTCCTATTCATTCTCGATGTCAGCAGATGCTATGTTCTTTACCCTTACAGGACTTCAGGAGAATTTCAATCAAGCTCTAAAACTTTTTGAAAAAATACTTAAGACTCCACAGGAAGATCCTGTAGCTTATAATAACCTTGTAGAAAGGTCACTAAAAGCCAGAAAAGACAATAAGCTTAACAAGGACATAATATTCCGTTCAGGACTTGTGAGTTATGCTAAGTATGGCCCCCACTCTCCTTTTACAACAATACTTTCAGAAGAGCAACTGCGCTCTATGAAGCCTTCCGAATTGACTGACATAGTAAAAAGTCTTAACTCTATAAAGCATCGTGTTCTTTATTACGGGCCGACAGACGCTGCCAAACTCAACAAAAGTCTTTCTTCAAATCACAAATGCGGAACTGAATTAAAGGATCCTCCGGCTCCGGAAAAATTCGCTTTACAGGAAATAAATGAAAATGAAGTACTATGGGCTAATTATGAAATGGTACAAGGTGAAGTAATCTTCTTATCTAAATCAATTACCTATGATAAAGAAATACTTCCGCAGATAGCTTTATTTAATGAATATTTTGGAGGGAGTATGAGTTCTATTGTATTCCAGGAATTAAGAGAATCAAGAGCTTTAGCATACGCAGTAAAGTCAAGATATGAAAATGCGTGGAGAAAAGGTGATCCAAATTATATAACATCATATATAGGAACTCAGGCAGACAAGATTAAAGAGGCTATTGACGGAATGCTGGAGCTTTATGAAGACATGCCCCAATCAGAGGTGCTATATCAAAATGCAAAATCTTCAATCATCGAAATTGTAAACACACAAAGGATCACCAAATTTGCAGTTATATCAGAATATGAAAGACTGAAAAAACTTGGGATAGATTATGATATCAGAAAAGAAGTTTACGAAAAAATAAAAACGTTATCACTCACTGACCTTAAAAACTTTCATGATAAATTCTATAGAGGCCAGAAGAAAGCATATGTTATCATCGGATCTAAAGACAGAATTGATTTCGATAAGCTTTCTAAATATGGAAAAGTAAGAGAACTGAAGCTTGAAGAGTTATTCGGGTATTAA
- a CDS encoding DNA polymerase III subunit gamma/tau: MENFVVSARKYRPTTFETVVGQSHITTTLKNAIKNKHLAQAFLFCGPRGVGKTTNARILAKTINCENITSEIEACNECESCKSFNNNASFNVHELDAASNNSVDDIRNLVDQVRYPPQYGKYKIYIIDEVHMLSNAAFNAFLKTLEEPPKYAIFILATTEKHKIIPTILSRCQIFDFSRISVKDIAAHLARIAEKETIKAEAQALHLIAQKADGALRDALSLFDLIVTFSSDNTVTYKCTIDNLHILDYDYYFKMTDLLNRQDVAGALLVYDEILRDGFDGHNFIIGLGEHLRNLLVCKDAATLKLLEVSDEVKQKYGSQAEAASISFLMSCLNIISGCDLQFKNSKNPRLLIELALMKMAFLNQAINLGSELRAMPEELKKKADTVNINGSGAPAEAPAESKNNAGPAAPKPAAEKSELKSTIKLPSLKDLQKGADTKMPEKKVETVSASDLITVNKPIDPKELMKYWQEYAMNLRNEGKMNEYFIIDRVYDLVDGNIIKIKLDNFIQQDQINEMRSSLLDFLRSKISNKTLQLEAELSSQDEVKLIYTPKEKLNYLTQKYPIIDELRKRFGLESEF; this comes from the coding sequence ATGGAAAATTTTGTTGTTTCGGCAAGGAAATACCGTCCGACTACTTTTGAAACAGTTGTCGGTCAGTCTCATATAACTACAACGCTAAAAAATGCTATTAAAAATAAGCATTTAGCTCAGGCATTTCTCTTTTGCGGACCAAGAGGAGTCGGTAAGACTACTAATGCCCGTATTTTGGCCAAAACAATCAATTGCGAAAATATTACTTCTGAAATTGAGGCGTGTAATGAATGTGAATCATGCAAAAGTTTCAATAACAATGCATCATTTAACGTACATGAGCTCGATGCTGCCTCCAACAACTCTGTAGACGACATCAGAAATCTTGTAGACCAGGTAAGATACCCTCCACAATATGGAAAATATAAAATCTATATTATAGATGAGGTTCACATGTTGTCAAATGCGGCATTTAACGCATTTCTTAAGACCCTGGAAGAACCTCCTAAATATGCAATCTTTATCCTGGCAACGACTGAAAAGCATAAGATTATACCAACTATCCTTTCACGTTGTCAGATATTTGACTTTAGCAGAATATCAGTAAAAGATATTGCTGCTCACCTCGCCCGAATTGCAGAGAAAGAAACTATTAAAGCTGAAGCACAAGCACTACACCTGATCGCCCAAAAGGCAGATGGAGCCCTAAGAGATGCCCTTTCTCTATTTGACCTGATTGTCACATTCTCTTCTGACAATACTGTTACTTACAAGTGTACAATTGACAATCTGCATATACTTGATTATGATTATTACTTCAAGATGACAGACTTGCTGAATCGCCAGGATGTAGCTGGTGCATTGCTTGTATATGATGAAATTCTGAGAGATGGTTTCGACGGACATAACTTTATCATAGGACTAGGAGAGCATTTGCGTAATCTCCTTGTATGCAAAGATGCTGCAACACTTAAACTCCTTGAAGTATCTGATGAGGTGAAACAGAAATATGGTTCTCAGGCAGAAGCAGCGTCTATTTCATTCCTTATGTCTTGTCTGAATATTATCAGCGGATGTGATCTTCAATTCAAAAACAGCAAAAACCCGAGACTTCTCATTGAGCTTGCGCTCATGAAAATGGCCTTTCTCAACCAGGCTATAAATCTTGGTTCTGAACTCCGGGCAATGCCTGAGGAGTTAAAAAAAAAAGCTGATACAGTAAATATTAATGGATCCGGGGCGCCTGCAGAGGCGCCTGCCGAATCCAAAAACAATGCAGGACCAGCGGCTCCCAAACCTGCTGCTGAGAAATCAGAGCTTAAATCCACTATTAAGCTTCCCAGTCTGAAAGATCTCCAAAAAGGGGCAGACACTAAGATGCCGGAAAAGAAAGTCGAAACGGTTTCTGCATCAGATCTGATTACAGTAAATAAACCCATTGACCCGAAAGAACTCATGAAGTACTGGCAGGAATATGCCATGAACCTTAGAAACGAAGGTAAAATGAATGAATACTTTATTATTGATAGAGTATATGATTTGGTAGATGGTAATATTATCAAAATTAAACTTGATAATTTCATCCAACAAGATCAGATAAATGAAATGAGATCATCTCTGCTTGATTTTCTGAGAAGCAAGATTAGTAACAAAACCCTTCAGCTCGAAGCTGAACTCTCTTCTCAGGACGAAGTAAAATTAATCTATACTCCAAAAGAAAAGCTTAACTACTTAACTCAGAAATATCCTATCATTGATGAGTTAAGAAAAAGATTCGGCCTTGAATCTGAATTCTAA